In Vicia villosa cultivar HV-30 ecotype Madison, WI linkage group LG7, Vvil1.0, whole genome shotgun sequence, the DNA window TCCCAGAGATCTTAATTGATTATAAGAATTTATCCAATAAACGACAAGATTCAGGCACACgaataaatttatattagtttAAGATTTTATTTGATGAGGTGAATTCTTAagataaagaaatttcaaaagCATATTCTGATCATGGATGTTTTCTGGTATGCGACAACTTCACTAGGCTAACGCATCACGTCCTAGGATTCATTTTTAAGCAGATGTGTACCTTAACCGATCTTTTACGATGCTGTTAATTTGTACGTTGAGAAACATTATTTTCTCATACCAACCTCTTCTGAGAAAATTTGAGCTTTTGGTTGAGCATCTTCTGAGTCTTTGACTTCTTGTAGAGCATCGTTATCTTCAATGTCTGAAAAGATAATCTTCATATCTGCAAGTATACAGGTAGCTTTGACTTTTCAAAGCCAAACCCATTATTATACCAAACAAGATTGATTCTAGGCCAAGTGTTTCAAAGTTGTATATTCTGTCTGTAGCTTTCATCAACACTTAGAATTATTCTAACACGTCACACATGGGTTTATCCGAATGCATCTTGTTGAGATTTTTTATCACTTTAAGATAGAACAAGAGCATATAAAAGAATGAAAGTAAAAAGTGTCGTGCttcttattcttccacaattcttATAAGATCTCACCCGAACTAGATCTTATCAAGATTTTATTCTGAATGTAACACACAGTGTTTGCAACCTCTGCTCAGAAGTGCTTAGCCTTGTAGATTTCATTGATTATGATTTTAGAAATTTCAAGCACAATTATGTTCATCCTTTCTATTGTTTCATTTTTGCCGTGGAATTCTATGGTAGGAGAATTCATTGGAAATGCAATTCTCATCAAACAtcttttcaaggtgtttgttatCAGTTTCTCCAACATGACAACTTCTAACCCTGACAAATCTGAGACTAGTTTCAAtttgtatttaattataaaaggccgagaacacagaatgtgactcattcTTGTGTTAAAGAACCTTTACTCAAGTCCATATATTGTAATCATTAGCAATAACTTAGATATAATTCTTCCCATTGATTTTATACAATCTTCACTTGTGTAAATAAATCAATATGCAGAAGCTCCAACGTTTTAGAGGTAGAAGCAACATGGTTTATTTTAAACAAAGTTTTGAAAGCGAActcttctgacatgcttcacaaagagcttAACAGTTGTTCTTCCTTTTGCCTTTGAATAGTATTAAGTTATTCTTCTAACTTGTAACCTATTAGGATATTAAGAAGGAATGATCGCATATCTAATTTCATCATAGTCTTGGAGCTTATGATATTTTCTCTTTGTTCAAATCCAAAACGCACAACGCCTTCAGGCTTAAGTTCTAGGCTTTGGAACATATGCCTTTTTCCCCCGCCTTGTGTTAGAAGTATCCAGGGTCCAGGTACCTTAACAGGTGTTTCAACTACCCTGCTAAGAATGTCTGCAACCAAGACTATATGTTTCTTGGGTACTCATAATTTCTCCTTTTCGCCTAATTTTGAGCCTGCTTTACCTCCAGAAGAGATCTCTGCATCTGAGATCCCTATTAGCGCTACGTTAGCCTGATCTTCTTTTTACTCATCTTCTGAGGAATCAGAATCTTCCCAAGTTTCCATCacccctttcttcttgcttttgaGAGTTTTCTTTTTGGACTTGTCCTTTTGAAGTTCAAGATGGTCGTAATTGAGGTGTCCTGACTCATTGCATTCATAACAAGTGACTTCTTTTCCACTTGAAGCGAACATCAGTCCTTCTAGTACTTCTAAATTTGTTGCCTTGATTTCTCTTCCAGATATGGTTAACCCTTCTGGACAGTAGAGACAATTCATCTTCGACTTCATCAaaatcttcttcagaatcctcaATCTCTTTAGCTTGAAGAGCTTTGGACTTCTCAGACTTTCTAATACATTAAGTACAATAGATTTTCCTCTCTTCTATGGTTCATCCTATtcaagctcaatttcatggcttatCAAAGAATCCACCAGTTCTTTTAGAGAACCGTTGCTCAGATCCTTTGCTAGCTTGAGTGCAGTTACTGTGCAGTTACCATAGGCCTCCATTTGGATGGCATGATTCTGATAATTTTCTTCACATGATATAATGCGGAGTAACCTTTGTTCAAAATTCTTAGTCCTGCAACCAAGGTTTGAAAATTTGTGAACATCGTCTCAATtgtttcatcttcctccattttgaaggcttcgtacttctgaaTCAAGGCCAGCAGTGTCTTCGTTTCCTTGACTTAATCATTACCTTCACGAGTCATTCAGAGAGTGTCAAATATGGACTTAGATGAGTCCTTATTTgtgatcttctcatattcagtgTAAGAAATGGCATTCAGCAATATGGTTTTTGTTTTATGATGATTCTTACGATCATTATTTTGTTGATCAGTCATAGCTTTCCCTTCAATTTGCTTTCCATTTCCATGTGTGGAATGTCTGTAGCCATCTACTACCATATACCAAAGATCAAAGTCAAgacctagaaagaaactttctagtctgtctttccaatattcaaaattttcaccatcaaagatgGAAGGTTTAGAATTGTAGCTCTCATTTGAAACTGGAGCAGGTGGTGGTGGTGTAGGATCAACCATAGTGTTTCTAAAACTCGTTTAGATCTTTAactgacacggttaagtgtatAAAACCATAACCAAATTTCTGATGTCAATTGAAGGTACGAGAAACACAAGAAAATGAggtttgaattgggttgcaccaaatataatctttttgCAACACACAATACATGAttaacaagtgaataaaaatagatgaacacaattatttttatcccggTTCACTGTTAATTAAGTTACttcagtccacccgccaaggtgattttgccttctcaataaggacttaatccactatagccAAACTGATTAAATACAACCACAATGATCGTAAACACTGTCTTCTTGAGACCTTTGACTAACACTGGTCTCTCAAGGATACAACCATAATACGCTTATGATCAACCTTGCTGAAAACCCTAACAAGTTTAGCTGATCCTTATTGTGAAACCACTATGACCGCAATCACAATCTTCTCGAGGCTTCTAACTAAGACGTAGTCCCCCGAGGAATCTAACCACGTTGATTACAAGTGTCTATTACAAGATGCTTCTAATAAGAAGATTACACAGTGTTTAAGTACaataacacaaaagtgttgataagcaagatacgaacaaaagctccttgctaaaaataaaaagttatacAAAGAATTTATCTAACAGAGTTTGTACAACGCTTTGGTGTAATTTTGTAGAAATGATTAgttgatttcaaattcttccaaaGACTTCCTTTATAGAGAAGGATAGATCCGTTGGAGGGTAGAATAGGAAAGCAAAGTACGTTTGTAATGTCCTCATCGGTCATGGTGAAAATGGTAGATAACAAGTACATATTATACTGTCCTTATGTCACCCTATAAGAGTAAATGTCACAGTTTATGTTAGTACTTTTATGCTTACCATCACACGCAAGCCGTTATCGTATAagtcttcagaggcttctgatTGTATGTTGACTGAAGTATGTTTTATATGATCATAACTTGAGTCTTCAGAACCTAAGTCTTTGAGTCTTCAAAACCTGTTCAacagaaccttgtctttagagtctttagcacttggtcttcagatctTTAGAATTTGTTTAGCAGAACCTTGTCCTCTACATCTTCAAAACATGGGACATAAAAGCAAAGCTTTAGAAGGTCTCTAAAGCTTCATTTATAAGTCATGATCAGAAGATCTTGTACTACCGTTCCTTAGAACTGTTGGAGAAGTAGCATTCTAGAATCTTGACTTCCATTGTAACATAACACTAGTATTCTTCCAGAGTGTTGAGTTCAGAACCTGATGACGTCACACAGATTCTCACCAAATACAGAACCTACAAGGAAAATGTCACACACTAATAAATCGTTAGTGTGTACAATTGTTCCTTAAGATAACATGTAACATTATCATCAAATCTCAAGGTCAGATGCATAAataatcttgttcttacaatctcCCCCATTTTGATAATGAAAAAACCATGTATTTAATAGAACAATTTATACCGGGTAATCACCAtaaaactcaaattcaaaaaagcTAACCAGCTCCCCCTaaaatttttaatactttaaaattcaTTTATGCTTTTTCAGAGTTCCCCCTAAGTCCAAGActcacaaaataaattttaaagtaTATAATGAAATATAGAGAAGGAATATTTCTCCATTAACGTCTCATCAGAGTCTGACTAGAGCTTCCCAGTCATCATCTCAGAACTTGACGTACTATCAGAACACTATGAGTATCAAAACCTAGTTTAGTTACTGTCTTGATGCTAATCATCAAACATCAAAACTATAACTTTGGTTTTCTAGAAGCTTGACCATACACCAGAAGGTGTCAAGCAACACATCATCAGAAGGTTCAATAGTATTGAGTGTGTGGCACACCACTTTATCATTCTCGCATGTGGATGTATCATTTTCTTTGTTGGTCCTCAGACTTCCCGCCTCGTCTCTCCCTCGCGAGTTAGACTTGTCTGATCCACGGGAAGAATCACCCTTAACATACTTCTTGAGGTGTCCCTCTTAGACCAACCTCTCAATATCTTTCTTGAGTTGGTAGAAATATCTGGTGTGGTGTCATTTAAATTTAAGGAACTTGCACCATCCACCTAGTTTAGGATCCATCACGTCCACTTTTGGAGCTAGTGGTGCAGGGGTGTTGTGAAGGTGAAAGACCTCACGTCAGATATGTTCACGGTGAATATTTAAATTTGTGAAGCTCTCTGTCATCTTTCCTACTCTTTTGAATGAATTATTGTCCTTGATGGGAGATGTATATTTACTCTTCCTCTGGTGGTGCGAACCTTCGACGTTAGAGAAATACTCTTTGACGTCTCACGCCTTCTTCTTGGTGTTGCTTTTCTCACATTTTATGTAACATTTCGCCCTGGTGATCACTTCCACTAACGAAAGAGACGTATTTTGGGCGTGAGACTCATTGAAGTGTCCCACCTTGAGTCCATTTTGGAACTCATCCACAAACATTTATTTGTTCTGGGAAACGACCCTGATGGTGGCATCGTTAAACTGGGAAAGATAGTCCATCAACGACTCAGAAGGACCTTGTCGTATGTTGAATAGGTTGGTGGTGGACATCCTCCTATAATAGTTGGAGGCAATTGGTGTACAAATTTCATCACCAGCTCTTGATAGTTGGCAATGAAAGCTCGGGGAAGACCCATAAACCACTACAAGGCGACATCCCTGAAGGTGTTAGACAATTATTTGCACTTCAGGGAGTCAAGTGCTCTCCTAATGGTCATCAAAGTGTTGATGGAGGCGACGTGTTCATAAAGATCATTTTACCCAATAAACTTGGCCAAAGAGGGAGGCTTGAATCCTTCAAAGACATGCCCTTTCTATATTTCGTCTGAGAGTGACTAGGGATCCAACACTTCCATCATCCTCTAAAGGATTGGACTCTTGCTGGCTGTGTTTGGTATTATGGATGTTGTCCATAAGTATTTGATTCTGACAACGTAGTTCATCCAATGCGGAACATATTTCCTCCAGGGTGTTGACATAATCGCTACCATTGGTATCTTCCGGCGTTGGCGATGGAGCTCTACTGCTAACCATGGCTGAGGATGGTTAGGTATAGGAGTTGGCGATAATAGTGATTATGGTGATTAGGTGTGACACATGTTAGTTTTACTAGGGCACCACATTAGGCGTCAATGTACTGGTAAAAAAATTACATGTGTGTGATATCTCTACGATGGTAGGGGATACTCAAAATCTTAGTCGGGTTATAATAGTTTGTGGTGGTTATGGCTTGCCCACAACTGCGAGAAGTCCTATATGGTGTTTTTAGGGGGCTAACTCACATGATGTGAAAGGCTCTATATTATGCAAAATAATGGTGAAGTTGTGATCTGTCCATTTTCTCCCGTTAGgggagaagtatttatagaaacCAATTGTTCATAGACTTAAGAAGCCTTAAAAATTATTGACTACTTATTCCTTAGGAAGATGTGGTATGACTTAGTCGACATAACTGATGTAACTCATAATAAAATGATGCAATATatcatactaataaaaataaattagtattaaaatatttgtatgtgattcgatttggtttggatcaattttaaaaaattaatctaaaatctgaatagtatatatatatatatatatatatatatatatatatatatatatatatatatatatatatatatatatatatatatatatagaattcaAATAGTTCCAAaactattttgtttttctttttatatttttcaaatcgatttgtgatttttattaaaatagattgTAACGACGGTAAAGTGAGTTTTAATATAaacattattataaattattattttattattgtatacaaaattattaatttaatacaaattttatttaagagattttggcctgtttgtttcagctttgaaaaaatgttttttttttctttgtattttttaaataaattttctaaaacctttttttaaaatattacaagtttttttatatttattttttctaaaataaaatactaattttggcatcttataacataaacctACATTAATGAAGacaaaaacttagtcaaaattgcaattttttcaaaaagttgtatttcaaaaatggtttttatgaaaatatatttgaaatagattcaaaattaagtgatttttgaaattttggtattcaattttttttcttcataaatagatgaaatacctaaaatcacatttttaaaataagtattcaaacaaaatttttatttgaagcttttataaaaaaaattatttgtaaatttttttttcataaaattatgtTACACTatacaaattatttaaaaaaacaaaacaaaacaaattggTCCTTTGTATACAGAATTGATCTAGTtaactattactattatttttagttttgataaatttaacgaaaaaaaagtaaaagaaacaaAATGGGAAAAAGAACAAagggttaaaaaaataaaagtaattaaataatggCACGGATGGtggattgaaaaaaatatattaaatttaaatttgagatcgattttgtttcctttttgatAGGATGTTGATTGACGACATTGAGTAATTAGTAtcaaatctttttatatatacaaaataaatttaatgTCATTGATTGATCCAGATTTGAAGAttaaatctattttttatttattttttaacaaaatttataCAGAAATTATCTAAGCAAGATTTAAGTAAACAAATTATCCTTAGTTTAAGTATAATGGAATGTGTTTTCGCTTTTGAAGGTTTAGAAACAAACTAAATTCATTGTAACATATTGATCGAGATTTTTGtatcaaatctttttaaaaattttatttttgtatcaaATCTATATTATTTAGTctttaatttcaaatcttcaTGAACACTATAAATAAATACTAAGTAAACACTTAAAAGCACAACACTTAATCAACACATTACAGCattaagaaagaaaagaaatcaaCGTCTATGGAGAAGAATACTACAATGTTACAAAATTCAGAAGTCATGATGATGCAAAAGAAAGCTATGGCTATTGAGAAGATCAATGCATATATGCAAAAGAtgaaaacaatgaaaaagaaatttgatccACTATCTCATTTTTCTTTGCATAGAGTGTTATCTCAAGAGTCTCCACAATTTTATACTGAAGATGAGTTAGCACAAATAGAGAAAATCAATCACATTGCGTGTCAAGAAGCAAACCTCCCTCTTATTTCAAAATGTAATGTGAAAAGAGTAGAAGTCAATGATAAAAAAAGGTGTCGTCCAAGTAATGAAGATATCATGTCTGATGAAGAAAGAAGAGTGAAATCAAAGTCCGCAATTACGAGGAAACCAATAATTCGCAAGAAAGAAACTGTGCTATCACCGCCACCAGAATTGCCTAATCATGTCAATAACATGATCAAAGTGTTGAATGGTAGTGATATTAAATATATCATGTGTAAGGAATTGTATAATACAGATCTCAACCATAACAACAATCGTCTTTCAATGCCAATTTCACAAATCAAGTCTGATTTTCTCACAGAAATAGAAAAGGCATCATTGAAAACAAGAGATCAAGAAGGAAGACCGTTTGGTTTAAAAGTGACTGTGTTAGATCCTTGTTTTAACGAGTTTTCATTGTCTTTAAAGAAGTGGGACATGAAAACTACTAGTATTTATAATCTTCATCAAGATTGGACACCTGTTTTGTTGAAAAATAACTTTAAAGAGCATCAAAAACTTGACATTTGGTCATTTAGGGTTAATGACAAGTTATACCTTTTACTCAATGATAACAAGTCACAAGAAATTGAAAAAAGTAAAGAGCCGAAGAATTCAACTATGGTTTCGAAGACAGAAGAGATGAAGAATGAAGATGTTAAAAGAGTGAAGATTGCCAAGAgtattgattaatttttttatgcCCATAGACTTAGCGTTGAGTTATATGTAATGTATGCTCATTCAGGAATTATTATTGCTTATTTTGTTAGatttcatattttctttaataGAGTAAACTTTGGGTTCTTTTTcaacaaaacataacatgctaTCAATGAATTTAATTTCTATGCTCTTTTTCATATGCACTTCCATCATAGttaaaaatatgatttatttttttgacatttgaaaatatgaTTTAGGAGCGGCCAAAAATACcattagaattaaattaaattttcttttgaaaagGACTATTCGTTTTATGATAATTGGCGATAACTTTATTAGGTATCTGTTTATATTTTTGATTTAGAATTTAATCacaatttttccttttaattttgggACACATTAAAAGTTTTGTTAAAGCATAAGAGAGGGGTTTAAAAACAAGCATAAATATTAGGATTAtgtggtttttttttttctttttttcatatttcatataaatttatatataatatttataaacgaAATATATAAATGTGAATATATAGAGTACTCTCTAATTTGTTCCAGTCAAGCCAGTTCTGtttataacaaaacaaaaatatcaaatatagaAGCGCAAATTCGAATCTATAACATCCTAATCAATCgaatagtttttttttagttATAACGAACAAAACACATCTCGTTTTATATGAGTGAATTTACTAAAATTCTAACAGAGTAACACCTTGAACTCTTTGGCCTATTGGTTTCCTTCATGGTGTCAGGACCTGCTTCATCAAGTGGTCTTGAGTTCAACTCCCAGATCAAGCACTTGGttaaccaggctctgataccatgatCATATATCCATATAAACAAGGCCTATAAAAGAGTGGTTATTTTTCCTAAAACTCATGTaaaataatcaacattttttgttctttttgttCACTCTTTATATATTCATATGATACTGGTTTTATATGAAGAGAAAATTAATAAGGACATAACATTATAAGAGCTAACAGGAATCAATTCAGTTTATTTTTCCTAAAAAACATTGGCCAGACTAGAAGACCATACCTCAAATTGATAACAATAATCGACATGTATaatttttaaatacatttgtatttatGGTCTTCGATTAAACTTAGAAAAATCGGGGCGTCTACGCTCCATATACGCAGTTTTTCCTTCTTTTGCTTCCTCGGTGCCATAAAATATCAGTGTTGCATTT includes these proteins:
- the LOC131619010 gene encoding B3 domain-containing protein At2g31720-like yields the protein MEKNTTMLQNSEVMMMQKKAMAIEKINAYMQKMKTMKKKFDPLSHFSLHRVLSQESPQFYTEDELAQIEKINHIACQEANLPLISKCNVKRVEVNDKKRCRPSNEDIMSDEERRVKSKSAITRKPIIRKKETVLSPPPELPNHVNNMIKVLNGSDIKYIMCKELYNTDLNHNNNRLSMPISQIKSDFLTEIEKASLKTRDQEGRPFGLKVTVLDPCFNEFSLSLKKWDMKTTSIYNLHQDWTPVLLKNNFKEHQKLDIWSFRVNDKLYLLLNDNKSQEIEKSKEPKNSTMVSKTEEMKNEDVKRVKIAKSID